In Pseudokineococcus lusitanus, one genomic interval encodes:
- a CDS encoding histone-like nucleoid-structuring protein Lsr2 — MAQTTQTFLVDDLDGSEATQTLTFAFQGATYEIDLNDEHAASLEESFAEWIGAARRTGRGSSSGSSSSSSSGSSRASSAPKRTDLDAVRAWARDNGHTVSDRGRVSNKVLEAYDAAH, encoded by the coding sequence ATGGCGCAGACCACGCAGACCTTCCTCGTCGACGACCTCGACGGCTCCGAGGCCACCCAGACGCTGACCTTCGCGTTCCAGGGGGCGACCTACGAGATCGACCTCAACGACGAGCACGCCGCGTCGCTCGAGGAGTCCTTCGCCGAGTGGATCGGCGCGGCGCGCCGGACCGGCCGCGGCTCGTCGTCGGGCTCGTCCTCGTCGTCGTCCTCGGGCAGCAGCCGGGCGTCGTCCGCCCCCAAGCGGACCGACCTCGACGCCGTCCGCGCGTGGGCGCGCGACAACGGCCACACCGTCTCCGACCGGGGCCGCGTCTCGAACAAGGTCCTCGAGGCGTACGACGCCGCGCACTGA